One genomic window of Vicinamibacterales bacterium includes the following:
- a CDS encoding S8 family serine peptidase, which translates to MTRPLDALHAGRLASATYPGATGRGVRVAVVDSGVHPGHPHVGVVDPGIAFDAEGRPADDVVDRLGHGTAVAAAIREKAPEAAIVPVKVFHRELRASADVLVAAIDWAVAAGVHLINLSLGTTNQAHRLPLGEAVVRAARAGTMVVSAAEQPGAVWLPGSLPLAVGVVLDWTLPREEATVEVAMEGAVRRIRVHASGYPRPIPGVPPERNLKGVSFAVANATGLLCLHLSRHAR; encoded by the coding sequence ATGACGCGGCCGCTGGACGCACTGCACGCCGGACGGCTCGCGAGCGCGACGTACCCGGGAGCGACGGGACGCGGCGTCCGCGTGGCCGTGGTCGACAGCGGCGTGCATCCGGGCCATCCCCACGTCGGCGTGGTCGACCCCGGCATCGCGTTCGACGCCGAGGGCCGTCCGGCCGACGATGTCGTGGACCGCCTGGGGCACGGCACCGCGGTGGCCGCGGCGATTCGGGAGAAAGCGCCCGAGGCCGCCATCGTGCCCGTGAAGGTGTTCCACCGCGAGCTGCGCGCCTCGGCCGACGTCCTCGTCGCCGCCATCGACTGGGCCGTCGCGGCCGGCGTGCACCTGATCAACCTGAGCCTGGGCACGACCAACCAGGCCCATCGGCTGCCCCTGGGAGAGGCCGTGGTGCGTGCGGCACGCGCCGGGACCATGGTCGTGTCGGCGGCCGAACAACCAGGCGCCGTCTGGCTTCCAGGCAGCCTCCCACTCGCCGTGGGCGTGGTCCTCGACTGGACGCTGCCGCGCGAGGAGGCGACGGTGGAGGTGGCGATGGAGGGCGCGGTTCGCCGTATCCGCGTGCACGCCAGCGGGTATCCGCGTCCAATTCCAGGCGTGCCCCCGGAGCGGAACCTGAAGGGCGTCAGCTTCGCCGTGGCCAACGCCACGGGGCTGTTGTGCCTGCACCTGTCCCGTCACGCGCGATGA
- a CDS encoding AzlC family ABC transporter permease, with amino-acid sequence MTAPDACAPHTLTARGLARGASASIALGLASSVLGAGLGVAARQAAVPLWATLLMSGTVFAGAAQFAALTLWVAPLPYAPIWLSTFAVNARFALLTASLSPWLRHYRGWVQALSAFLMGEGQWAIASNAHLRGERDIGVFVGSGLVVWSVWMIGTATGYLAAPLLGDPRRLGLDLVLTLFFAGTLTTTWRGPRDLVPWSAAALATRLSPWLVAPEWQILVAALVGATVGALRDARG; translated from the coding sequence ATGACCGCTCCCGACGCCTGCGCGCCCCACACGCTGACGGCGAGAGGCCTTGCCCGCGGGGCCTCGGCGAGCATCGCCCTCGGCCTGGCCTCGTCGGTCCTCGGCGCGGGCCTGGGCGTGGCCGCCCGCCAGGCCGCGGTGCCCCTGTGGGCGACGCTCCTCATGAGCGGCACCGTCTTCGCCGGCGCGGCGCAGTTCGCGGCGCTGACACTGTGGGTCGCGCCCCTGCCCTACGCGCCCATCTGGCTCTCCACATTCGCCGTGAACGCGCGCTTCGCGCTCCTCACGGCGTCCCTCTCGCCGTGGCTGCGCCACTACCGCGGCTGGGTGCAGGCCCTGTCGGCGTTCCTGATGGGCGAGGGCCAATGGGCCATCGCCTCGAACGCGCACCTGCGAGGCGAGCGCGACATCGGTGTCTTCGTCGGCAGCGGCCTGGTCGTGTGGAGCGTGTGGATGATCGGGACCGCGACCGGCTACCTGGCGGCCCCACTCCTCGGCGACCCGCGCCGCCTCGGGCTGGACCTGGTGCTGACCCTCTTCTTCGCCGGCACGTTGACCACGACCTGGCGCGGCCCGCGGGACCTCGTGCCCTGGAGCGCGGCCGCCCTCGCGACACGCCTGTCGCCGTGGCTGGTCGCGCCGGAATGGCAGATTCTCGTGGCCGCCCTGGTCGGCGCCACGGTGGGAGCGCTTCGTGACGCCCGCGGCTGA
- a CDS encoding AzlD domain-containing protein — MTPAADSAVLGIAGMAALTYLARAGGLAIARALPATPFVTAFLKHLGTCVIVALVTSTVARSDGPGMIATVVTVAAASRGWPTSAMLAGMAVAAMLRAI, encoded by the coding sequence GTGACGCCCGCGGCTGACAGCGCCGTCCTGGGCATCGCCGGCATGGCGGCCCTCACCTACCTGGCCCGCGCCGGCGGGCTGGCGATCGCGCGCGCGCTGCCGGCCACCCCGTTCGTGACCGCTTTCCTCAAGCACCTGGGCACCTGCGTGATCGTGGCGCTCGTGACGTCGACCGTTGCGCGCAGCGACGGCCCCGGCATGATCGCCACCGTGGTGACGGTGGCCGCGGCCTCCCGCGGCTGGCCGACCTCGGCGATGCTGGCGGGCATGGCGGTGGCGGCGATGCTGCGGGCGATCTGA
- a CDS encoding phosphatase PAP2 family protein — translation MRPVNGEGRPVNGEGPPDGTAIGVVPGRPVAFVMLGVALAGVAASLSLYDSQFVRAGAMGAVLLAVVRLRWPDVLAPGLPMPELLLLTMPLAFIQGQEFLSARGLPLFDQYLYALDAWIGQPGFAAGRLVATWPLLGAVCHWAYVAVPLVMPVAYLMSPRPNQYVATLMLSVALGFPCYWLVPAAGPRFTFPSYPWIEPALTPQALFIPGAFPNCMPSLHLTWALLMARYWRWRTAGWTFVALTVASTLGLGEHYAVDLLAAVPFTALLVWIVERSPAFRVT, via the coding sequence ATGCGGCCGGTGAACGGCGAGGGGCGGCCGGTGAACGGCGAGGGGCCGCCGGACGGCACGGCGATCGGCGTCGTCCCCGGACGGCCCGTGGCGTTCGTCATGCTGGGCGTTGCGCTGGCCGGCGTCGCCGCCTCGCTCTCGCTGTACGACTCCCAGTTCGTGCGCGCGGGAGCGATGGGGGCGGTGCTGCTGGCGGTCGTCCGCCTGCGGTGGCCCGACGTGCTCGCGCCGGGGCTGCCGATGCCGGAGCTGCTGCTCCTGACGATGCCGCTCGCGTTCATCCAGGGCCAGGAGTTCCTGTCCGCCCGCGGCCTGCCGCTCTTCGACCAGTACCTCTATGCGCTGGATGCCTGGATCGGCCAGCCGGGTTTCGCGGCCGGGCGGCTGGTGGCGACGTGGCCCCTGCTGGGCGCGGTGTGCCACTGGGCGTACGTGGCGGTCCCGCTGGTGATGCCGGTGGCGTACCTGATGTCGCCGCGTCCCAATCAGTACGTCGCCACCCTGATGCTGTCGGTGGCGCTCGGCTTTCCGTGCTACTGGCTCGTGCCCGCCGCCGGCCCGCGTTTCACGTTCCCGTCGTATCCGTGGATCGAACCCGCCCTCACGCCGCAGGCGCTGTTCATCCCCGGCGCCTTCCCGAACTGCATGCCGTCCCTGCACCTGACCTGGGCACTCCTGATGGCGCGCTACTGGCGCTGGCGCACGGCCGGATGGACGTTCGTGGCGCTGACGGTCGCCTCCACGCTCGGCCTCGGCGAGCACTACGCAGTGGACCTCCTCGCGGCCGTACCGTTCACGGCCCTGCTCGTCTGGATCGTGGAGCGTTCGCCCGCCTTCCGCGTCACCTGA
- a CDS encoding FAD-binding oxidoreductase has translation MSAPGDERHPHRWGFADTRLELDGARAVRMTGSRYPLCGQPLPYLIPFVEQTLGVPLDVAAVLPEVAPAIPPPRIDPALLGALERGLPHARVTTAAEARLRRSHGQLSIGEIDRLLYGGALPRVVDVVVEPESESDVRALVAAAGAHGACLVPYGGGTNVSGALMCPPGETRTIVSIDMRRMDRVLSLDAANGCAVVEAGITGAALESALAAAGLTCGHAPDSLEFSTLGGWIATSASGMKKNRYGNIEDIVLEATLVSPSGVVETRRPARASTGMQPLSLLFGSEGNLGVITKARIAVHPLPDACEYSSVVFPAFADGVQYLKAVREAAVLPASIRLVNNREFRFGQALRPAATGLRAWMHALQRQWLVGVKGFDPAVLSACTLVMEGRRDEVARQARELRRIAARHGGIWGGAENGRGGYTLTFAIAYLRDFFSQYGIAAESFETSVPWDRVLPVCQAVEQALEGECRARGVGGTPYLSYRVTQTYHTGVCVYFTLAFSVRGLGDPGAIFQDIEHRLRQVILDAGGSLSHHHGVGKLRQRFLPQVHSAAGLDAIRAAKRALDPDNVFGIANGACGR, from the coding sequence GTGAGCGCGCCCGGCGACGAGCGCCACCCGCACCGCTGGGGCTTCGCCGACACGCGGCTCGAACTCGACGGCGCTCGCGCGGTCCGGATGACGGGCTCGCGCTATCCCCTGTGCGGGCAGCCGCTGCCGTATCTCATCCCCTTCGTCGAGCAGACGCTCGGCGTGCCGCTCGACGTCGCCGCCGTGCTGCCGGAGGTGGCGCCGGCGATCCCGCCGCCGCGGATCGATCCGGCGCTCCTGGGGGCGCTCGAGCGCGGCCTGCCGCATGCGCGCGTGACGACGGCGGCCGAGGCCCGTCTGAGGCGCAGCCACGGCCAGCTCTCCATCGGCGAGATCGACCGTCTGCTCTACGGCGGCGCGCTGCCGCGCGTCGTGGACGTCGTGGTGGAGCCGGAATCCGAGAGCGACGTCCGCGCGCTCGTCGCGGCCGCCGGGGCGCACGGCGCGTGCCTGGTGCCGTACGGCGGCGGCACCAACGTGAGCGGCGCCCTGATGTGCCCACCCGGCGAAACCCGGACGATCGTGTCGATCGACATGCGCCGGATGGACCGCGTGCTGTCGCTCGACGCCGCCAACGGCTGCGCCGTGGTGGAGGCGGGCATCACCGGCGCGGCGCTCGAGTCCGCCCTCGCCGCGGCCGGACTCACCTGCGGACACGCGCCGGACAGCCTGGAGTTCTCGACCCTGGGCGGTTGGATCGCGACGAGCGCCAGCGGGATGAAGAAGAACCGCTACGGCAACATCGAGGACATCGTCCTCGAGGCCACGCTCGTCTCCCCGTCCGGCGTGGTGGAGACCAGGCGGCCGGCCCGGGCGTCCACCGGCATGCAGCCGCTGTCGCTGCTCTTCGGCAGCGAGGGCAACCTCGGCGTCATCACGAAGGCCAGGATTGCCGTCCATCCGCTCCCTGACGCGTGCGAATACAGCTCCGTCGTCTTCCCGGCCTTCGCCGACGGCGTGCAATATCTCAAGGCCGTCCGTGAGGCGGCCGTCTTGCCGGCGAGCATCCGCCTGGTGAACAACCGCGAGTTCCGGTTCGGCCAGGCGTTGCGCCCCGCGGCCACCGGGCTGCGCGCCTGGATGCACGCCCTCCAGCGGCAGTGGCTCGTCGGCGTGAAAGGCTTCGATCCGGCCGTGCTCTCGGCGTGCACGCTCGTGATGGAGGGGCGGCGCGACGAGGTGGCGCGGCAGGCGCGGGAGCTGCGCCGGATCGCCGCGCGCCACGGCGGAATCTGGGGCGGCGCCGAGAACGGCCGGGGCGGCTACACCCTGACGTTCGCCATCGCGTACCTGCGCGACTTCTTCAGCCAGTACGGCATCGCCGCCGAGTCGTTCGAGACCTCGGTCCCGTGGGACCGGGTGCTGCCCGTCTGCCAGGCCGTCGAGCAGGCGCTGGAGGGGGAGTGCCGGGCGCGGGGCGTCGGCGGCACGCCGTACCTGTCCTATCGGGTCACGCAGACCTACCACACCGGCGTCTGTGTCTACTTCACACTCGCGTTCTCGGTCCGTGGGTTGGGCGATCCTGGAGCGATCTTCCAGGACATCGAGCACCGGCTCCGGCAGGTGATCCTCGATGCCGGCGGATCGCTGTCGCACCACCACGGCGTCGGGAAGCTGCGACAGCGCTTCCTGCCGCAGGTCCACTCCGCTGCCGGCCTCGACGCGATACGGGCCGCGAAGCGCGCCCTGGATCCAGACAACGTGTTCGGCATCGCGAACGGCGCATGCGGCCGGTGA
- a CDS encoding SDR family oxidoreductase, whose product MPPARYVFSGEGQAAAAAHVPPQAAPGPINGSARPQTTRAFLRGKTVLLTGGTGFLGKVVLGRLLSCAPEVARVYLLIRPRPETDGSPASAANRFEHEVVPSAAFDSLARSLGDDWPARARATLVPVAGDVSQPRLGLSDEDHAALASRVHVVINAAASVVFDEPLDSALDHNVLSVEHVATFARDCQAAALVHVSTAFVAGRRTGRFLEGPLAPNVASAEVPAIQQAVADVHRAAAAGGWDSRTLRQRLVDEGMARARRLGWHDVYSYTKSLGEMALADHRGHVPTAILRPTIIESSLRDPMPGWLENLNVGDPLWVEFGRGRMPDFPLSAGAVLDMVPVDFVANALLALLPRLAGTRDVAYYTVGSGAQNPLTGTEIHEVTYDYFVRHPMFDRRGQPIAPTRLTFPTYDEFRARYAGNGRGATTKRLLYLADLYETYMNTPCVFDTANTQALLDDLDESERAALDFDVRRIDWRSYLQDVHIPGLRRHVLGEADPARPATP is encoded by the coding sequence GTGCCTCCCGCCCGGTACGTCTTCTCCGGAGAGGGCCAGGCCGCAGCCGCGGCCCACGTCCCGCCGCAGGCAGCGCCAGGGCCTATCAACGGCTCCGCGCGGCCCCAGACGACCCGTGCCTTCCTGCGGGGCAAGACCGTGCTGCTCACGGGCGGTACTGGCTTCCTGGGCAAGGTGGTCCTCGGACGGCTGCTGAGCTGCGCGCCCGAGGTGGCGCGGGTCTACCTGCTGATCCGGCCGCGGCCGGAGACGGACGGGTCCCCGGCCTCGGCCGCGAATCGGTTCGAGCACGAGGTCGTGCCGTCCGCCGCGTTCGACTCGCTCGCGCGGTCCTTGGGGGACGACTGGCCCGCCCGCGCCCGCGCCACGCTCGTGCCGGTGGCCGGCGACGTCTCGCAGCCGCGGCTCGGCCTGAGCGACGAGGATCACGCGGCGCTCGCCTCGCGGGTGCACGTCGTGATCAACGCCGCGGCGTCGGTCGTCTTCGACGAGCCGCTGGACAGCGCCCTCGACCACAACGTCCTGAGCGTCGAGCACGTCGCGACGTTCGCGCGGGACTGCCAGGCGGCCGCGCTGGTGCACGTCTCGACGGCGTTCGTGGCGGGACGCCGCACCGGGCGCTTCCTGGAGGGTCCCCTCGCGCCCAACGTGGCGTCGGCGGAGGTGCCCGCGATCCAGCAGGCCGTGGCGGACGTCCACCGCGCGGCCGCGGCCGGCGGGTGGGATTCGCGCACCCTCCGGCAGCGCCTGGTCGACGAGGGGATGGCGCGTGCCAGGCGCCTCGGCTGGCACGACGTCTACAGCTACACCAAGTCGCTCGGGGAGATGGCGCTGGCCGACCACCGCGGCCACGTCCCGACCGCCATCCTGCGGCCGACGATCATCGAGAGCAGCCTGCGGGATCCCATGCCGGGGTGGCTCGAGAACCTGAACGTCGGCGATCCGCTGTGGGTGGAGTTCGGCCGCGGCCGCATGCCCGACTTTCCGCTGTCGGCCGGCGCGGTCCTGGACATGGTGCCCGTGGACTTCGTGGCCAACGCGCTGCTGGCGCTCCTGCCGCGCCTGGCCGGTACGCGCGACGTCGCGTACTACACCGTCGGATCCGGCGCCCAGAATCCCCTCACCGGGACCGAGATCCACGAGGTGACGTACGACTACTTCGTGCGGCACCCCATGTTCGACCGGCGCGGCCAGCCCATTGCGCCCACCCGCCTGACCTTTCCGACCTACGACGAGTTCCGCGCGCGCTACGCCGGGAACGGCCGGGGCGCGACCACGAAGCGGCTGCTGTACCTCGCCGACCTCTACGAGACCTACATGAACACGCCCTGCGTGTTCGACACCGCGAACACCCAGGCCCTCCTGGACGATCTCGACGAGTCCGAGCGGGCGGCGCTCGACTTCGACGTGCGCCGGATCGACTGGCGCTCCTACCTCCAGGACGTGCACATTCCCGGGCTGCGGCGCCACGTGCTGGGCGAGGCCGATCCGGCCCGTCCGGCGACGCCGTGA
- a CDS encoding lysophospholipid acyltransferase family protein, whose protein sequence is MPKGLPERMATRRAHQAPDWWPDWRMAGGPTADRPDHRGGRQRAVDGLGPRLHRAFERFARTVFRLWVTLDVEGREHLPARPFLLCSNHASHLDGVALMVASGLPFDGFRLLAAADYSAPGSPAGRLTRAVLRIVPVDREGHAARLRQTVSECRAVVQARGRLIAFPEGTRSLDGTLLPFKRGAAFLAAELGVPVVPAAIAGTRQAMPKGRWIPRPGRVLVRFGPPIQPEEWVGTPGTRHGRAYVARELEGRIRCLSTGMATPRRP, encoded by the coding sequence ATGCCGAAGGGTCTGCCGGAGCGGATGGCGACACGCCGCGCCCACCAGGCGCCCGACTGGTGGCCCGACTGGCGGATGGCCGGGGGCCCCACGGCGGATCGGCCGGACCATCGCGGGGGCCGGCAGCGGGCCGTGGACGGCCTCGGCCCGCGGCTCCACCGCGCGTTCGAGCGATTCGCCCGCACGGTCTTTCGCCTGTGGGTCACGCTGGACGTCGAGGGCCGGGAGCACCTGCCGGCACGCCCGTTCCTGCTCTGCAGCAACCACGCGAGCCATCTGGACGGCGTGGCGCTGATGGTGGCCTCCGGCCTCCCGTTCGACGGGTTCCGGCTGCTGGCGGCGGCCGACTACTCCGCTCCCGGGTCTCCGGCCGGCCGGCTGACCCGCGCCGTGCTGCGGATCGTCCCGGTGGACCGCGAGGGACACGCCGCACGGCTGCGGCAGACGGTCAGCGAGTGCCGCGCGGTCGTGCAGGCCCGGGGCCGGCTGATTGCCTTTCCCGAGGGGACGCGGTCGTTGGACGGCACGCTGCTGCCCTTCAAGCGGGGCGCGGCCTTCCTGGCGGCCGAACTCGGCGTGCCCGTGGTGCCGGCGGCGATCGCCGGCACGCGGCAGGCGATGCCGAAGGGGCGCTGGATCCCGCGGCCGGGCCGCGTCCTCGTGCGCTTCGGACCTCCGATTCAGCCGGAGGAATGGGTGGGGACTCCAGGCACGAGGCACGGCCGTGCGTACGTCGCCCGCGAACTCGAGGGCCGGATCCGGTGCCTCTCGACGGGAATGGCAACGCCGCGGCGCCCCTGA
- a CDS encoding HAD-IB family hydrolase — MVVVFDVDHTLTAANCTAALARAMAAAGLVPRSELLSLAVQQALYRVGWRAFPDLMARAYGLLVGKDVAQVQACAERVVRDAIAPALYPDAVSRIAAHRASGHRVVLASAAPEIMVARVARCVDVTDVIATTYDRVGARFGGVITPAAHGEGKVELLRRAGLLLGDRPHVYTDHVADWPLVQASRFVTLVNPAPGFLRDVRRRGLAHEVVRWSRA, encoded by the coding sequence GTGGTAGTGGTCTTCGACGTGGATCACACGCTGACCGCCGCGAACTGCACGGCGGCCCTGGCCCGGGCGATGGCGGCCGCTGGCCTCGTGCCCCGCTCGGAACTGCTGTCACTGGCGGTGCAGCAGGCGCTGTACCGTGTCGGCTGGCGGGCGTTCCCGGACCTGATGGCGAGGGCCTACGGCCTGCTCGTCGGCAAGGACGTGGCGCAGGTGCAGGCCTGCGCCGAGCGTGTCGTGCGCGACGCGATCGCCCCCGCGCTCTACCCCGACGCGGTGTCGAGGATTGCCGCGCACCGCGCCAGCGGCCACCGCGTGGTGCTGGCCTCGGCGGCCCCGGAGATCATGGTCGCGCGGGTGGCACGGTGCGTGGACGTCACCGACGTGATCGCGACCACGTACGACCGCGTGGGCGCCCGGTTCGGCGGCGTGATCACGCCGGCGGCCCACGGTGAGGGGAAGGTCGAACTCCTGCGGCGCGCGGGCCTGCTCCTGGGCGATCGGCCCCACGTGTACACCGACCACGTGGCGGACTGGCCGCTCGTCCAGGCCTCCCGCTTCGTGACGCTCGTGAATCCCGCGCCCGGCTTCCTGCGCGACGTGCGCCGGCGCGGCCTGGCGCACGAAGTGGTGCGCTGGAGCCGCGCGTAG
- a CDS encoding metallophosphoesterase: MSAPVFEAAALAAVLGAAAFVGARRSIRAGLALLALYAVQGACAIWISRSLADGPRATAARLALLAALVGVLAHRLATYAFSRPPAARDRLIVPVVHVAQAWLFLELAAWPFRVLMLPDGPAVDALAVWGALAFSAIGLMWTHRRPVTTRIHASVRALGRPLRVVHLSDLHLGPYLSEDRLSWLVEAVQSERPDLIALTGDFLTLRTLHDWDPVLRFVERLQAPDGVFACLGNHDVPVADALSRTLRARGVTVLRDEVTWVGAGHARIAVAGLDWRSGPGAPQAYGKALARLCQAAGPAGPAIVLCHQPAVFRLAPRAFGGIMLAGHLHGGQVGLRWRGRGVSVLRLFGLYDQGLFARGAAWLYSHRGTGVYGFPIRVGVPAEIAVLDLAPAGAEGRPPAPLLASGTNGAAGW; this comes from the coding sequence GTGAGCGCTCCGGTCTTCGAGGCGGCCGCCCTTGCGGCGGTGCTGGGCGCGGCGGCGTTCGTGGGCGCGCGCCGGTCGATCCGGGCGGGGCTCGCGCTGCTGGCGCTGTACGCGGTGCAAGGCGCCTGCGCGATCTGGATCTCGCGCTCGCTCGCCGACGGGCCGCGGGCCACCGCCGCGCGGCTGGCGCTCCTGGCCGCGCTGGTGGGGGTGCTGGCGCATCGCTTGGCGACCTACGCCTTCTCGCGCCCGCCGGCGGCGCGCGACCGGCTGATCGTGCCGGTGGTGCACGTCGCGCAGGCCTGGCTGTTCCTGGAACTGGCCGCCTGGCCGTTCCGCGTGCTGATGCTGCCGGACGGACCCGCCGTTGACGCGCTGGCCGTGTGGGGGGCACTGGCGTTCTCCGCGATCGGCCTGATGTGGACGCACCGGCGGCCCGTGACGACGCGGATCCACGCGTCGGTCCGGGCGCTCGGCCGTCCGCTCCGCGTCGTGCACCTGTCGGACCTGCACCTGGGGCCCTATCTCTCCGAGGATCGGCTCTCGTGGCTGGTCGAGGCCGTCCAGTCGGAACGCCCGGACCTGATCGCCCTGACCGGCGACTTCCTCACGCTTCGAACGCTGCACGACTGGGACCCGGTCCTGCGCTTCGTCGAGCGGCTGCAGGCGCCAGACGGCGTGTTCGCGTGCCTCGGCAACCACGACGTACCGGTGGCGGATGCGCTGTCGCGCACGCTGCGGGCCCGCGGCGTGACGGTCCTGCGCGACGAGGTGACGTGGGTGGGCGCCGGCCATGCGCGCATCGCCGTCGCCGGCCTCGACTGGCGGAGCGGCCCCGGCGCCCCGCAGGCGTACGGCAAGGCGCTGGCCCGCCTGTGTCAGGCGGCGGGTCCGGCCGGACCCGCGATCGTCCTCTGTCACCAGCCGGCGGTGTTCCGGCTGGCGCCGCGCGCCTTCGGCGGCATCATGCTGGCCGGGCACCTGCACGGCGGCCAGGTGGGCCTCCGGTGGCGGGGACGCGGCGTGAGCGTCCTGCGCCTGTTCGGCCTGTACGATCAAGGTCTCTTCGCGCGGGGCGCCGCGTGGCTCTACAGCCATCGCGGCACGGGCGTCTACGGCTTCCCGATCCGGGTCGGCGTGCCGGCCGAGATCGCGGTGCTGGATCTCGCGCCGGCTGGAGCGGAAGGGCGCCCCCCCGCGCCGCTGCTGGCGAGCGGCACGAACGGAGCGGCCGGGTGGTAG
- a CDS encoding putative ABC transporter permease, which translates to MLRLCLFFLVASVLGWCVDTLLRSVRRKRFAPIRPVPFSPLYGLASLGLWAMPEGVAAARWPLQFLTFAVGICAFEYVAGAAILRVRGARMWDYTDRHFHLHGHTDLFHFFLWGGLGLLAYRWALPAIAPALGLPGHLY; encoded by the coding sequence ATGCTGCGGCTGTGCCTCTTCTTCCTGGTCGCCTCGGTGCTCGGCTGGTGCGTGGACACGCTGCTCCGATCCGTGCGCCGCAAGCGCTTCGCCCCCATCCGCCCCGTGCCGTTCTCGCCGCTGTACGGGCTGGCGAGCCTGGGACTCTGGGCCATGCCGGAGGGTGTCGCCGCCGCGCGGTGGCCGCTGCAGTTCCTGACGTTCGCGGTGGGCATCTGCGCGTTCGAGTACGTCGCCGGTGCGGCGATCCTCCGCGTGCGCGGCGCCAGGATGTGGGACTACACGGATCGGCACTTCCACCTGCACGGGCACACCGACCTCTTCCACTTCTTCCTCTGGGGCGGCCTCGGTCTCCTCGCGTACCGGTGGGCGCTGCCGGCGATCGCGCCGGCGCTGGGGTTGCCGGGACACCTGTATTGA